A genomic region of Arachis hypogaea cultivar Tifrunner chromosome 5, arahy.Tifrunner.gnm2.J5K5, whole genome shotgun sequence contains the following coding sequences:
- the LOC112799836 gene encoding spermidine synthase 2 — MASLPLWGRVNGFNNQEGECVYGSKNLARKLLLHPPNFRSSSTHDNLLQGENLDHQNHTNSETDNVKEQSMIVNGTSHAFRGWYADGPWQGEAHLYKMEKVIFEGKSEFQELLVFESAGHGKVAILNGYLQLTEKDEFAYQEMLTHLALCSIPNPKKVLLVGGGDGGILREISRHSSVEHIDICEMDTMIIDVYKQFFPDIAVGYKDPRVHVHIAEGIGFIKSVPEGTYDVIILDAFNSMGPSAKVLSKKSFLETVAKGLRAGGVMSAPADSLWRKGFVVADTIALCKKIFKGSVNYAWTTIPAYPSGAIGFMLCSTEGPEVNFKIPVNPLNPKKNGVAKGPTKFYNNEIHAAAFCLPSFAIKATEDDDPNMF, encoded by the exons ATGGCGAGTCTTCCGCTATGGGGGCGAGTTAATGGATTTAATAATCAAGAAGGAGAATGTGTTTATGGGAGCAAGAATCTTGCAAGGAAGTTGCTTCTTCATCCTCCTAACTTCAGATCTTCTTCCACTCATGATAATCTTCttcag GGTGAGAATTTGGATCATCAAAACCATACAAATTCAGAAACAGACAATGTGAAGGAGCAATCCATGATAGTGAATGGCACATCTCATGCATTTCGTGGTTGGTATGCTGATGGACCCTGGcaag GTGAAGCACACTTGTATAAAATGGAAAAGGTGATATTTGAAGGGAAATCTGAATTTCAAGAGCTTCTTGTATTTGAG TCAGCAGGACATGGCAAGGTTGCAATTCTGAATGGATATCTCCAACTGACAGAGAAGGATGAGTTTGCTTACCAAGAGATGCTCACTCACCTTGCTCTCTGTTCCATTCCAAATCCTAAAAAG GTGTTGCTAGTAGGAGGGGGAGATGGTGGTATTCTTCGAGAGATATCTCGCCATTCCTCGGTGGAGCATATTGACATATGTGAAATGGACACCATGATCATTGAT GTTTATAAGCAATTCTTCCCTGATATAGCTGTTGGTTATAAGGATCCTCGAGTGCATGTTCACATTGCCGAag GTATTGGGTTCATCAAATCAGTTCCTGAAGGGACCTATGATGTGATCATATTGGATGCTTTCAATTCAATGG GACCATCTGCAAAGGTGTTGTCAAAGAAAAGCTTCTTAGAAACAGTAGCAAAGGGTCTAAGAGCAGGAGGAGTGATGTCTGCTCCTGCAGATAGCTTGTGGCGTAAAGGATTTGTGGTTGCAGATACCATCGCACTTTGCAAGAAAATATTCAAAGGCTCAGTCAATTATGCTTGGACAACCATTCCTGCATATCCCAG TGGAGCGATAGGATTCATGCTATGCTCCACTGAGGGGCCAGAAGTGAACTTTAAAATTCCAGTTAATCCATTGAATCCAAAGAAAAATGGGGTGGCAAAGGGGCCTACTAAATTTTACAACAATGAG ATCCATGCTGCTGCTTTCTGTCTTCCTTCTTTTGCAATAAAGGCTACGGAGGATGATGATCCCAACATGTTTTGA